TGCATAATCAGTTTGGCTATGCCGGAACGCTGATTGTCAAACACTAATTTGAGTGGTGATGAAGGATTCAGGTAATTTTTCAAGGTGGACATATCCAGGATAGAATCCTTGAAACTTTTATTGGCAATGACGGCAACGGCATTGTAAGCAAATGTTTGTGCGGTAATCTTCACTGTCTGGTTTTGCTGGCTGGTGGCCGTTTCTTCCTCCGTCAGGGTTCTGCTGATGATCATTGATTTGATGTCACCGTTTATGAAGTCGGTTATGATTCTATCCTGAGGCTGGAAGTTTAAAATTACTCTGGCGTTTTTATGTTCGAATTCATAAATCTGCACTAATTGCTGCAGGATGTCTTTAAGGTTTTCATCAGTTGCAATCGTAATTGTACCGCTGTTCCATTCATTGGAAATGCTTTCTTTCTCCGTCAACTTCATTTTACACGATAGCAGCAGTGTAGATGTCAGGAACAAATAAACAGCCAAAGGAAGCAGGTTCTTACTCTTCATCGTTAAAAAACTGATAGGCTCTGTAGCCTCTGAATAATCCGTATATGATTAAAACGGCACTGAATGCCCTGGTCATATCTTTTGTAAGGAAGCCCAATACAGATGGGTGAATAATAAGCAGGATTCCGAGTATGATATAGCCTGCGGCAATAATGACACGAAGGATGAATCCGGGACTTTGTAGGAAATTCATGGACTAAAAATAAAAAATCCCCCGTCAATATTGGGGATTTTTTATCAAGTATGTCTTTATTATTGTAATTTGAAGGTAACAGGCAATGTATAAAATACCTTTACCGGTTTTCCCCGTTGTGACCCCGGAGTCCATTTAGGCATTGACTTAACCACACGGATAGCTTCATCGCCGCATCCGCCTCCAACACCATCCTTTAAGATAGCCGGTTCGCGAACGGTTCCGTCAGTATCCACATAAAATTTCACAATTACCTTTCCTTCCAGTCCGTTTTCACGGGCCAGTGAAGGATATCGGATGTTCTTTTGCAGGAATTTCATCAGTTCCGGAACTCCACCGGGATACGAAGGCATCACTTCGGCGCGGTCGAAAATTTCAGGCTCTTTCGGTTGTTCCGGTTCCGGAGCAGGACCCGTTCCGGTTCCGGTTTCTTCAATGATGGCTTTCGCATTTTTATCACCTTCCTGCGTGGAGGTAGAAACCTGCGTTTCCTTGATTTCCTCTACCTTGGTCAGGGGTTGTTCTTCAGCCACTTTCTCATCCTCTTTCGCTATCATCTCTACAAATTTGATGGTAGGACGAACCGGCGGCGGCGGTGGCGGCGGCGGCGGTGCTTCTACCGGCGGCGGCGGCGGCGGTAGTTCTACATTGGTCATTTCCAACGATACTTCTTTTTCTTTCTTACTGGATGTCAGAAAAGAGAATATTTTAAATTGAGAGGATAAAACGATAAATAAAAATGCAAGCAGTGCAATGGCAATGCCCCGCAGCTTATGTCTATCTGAAATTTTCCTCAATTCATATGCACCATAGGCCTTATTTCTCCCTTCGAAGATAATATCATCCCACGACGCATTTTTATAATTTGTGTTTTCCATTTCGTATACCTTGTTTTAATTTAACGAAAGAACGTCAAAGTAATACCTGCCTATTCTGCGGCAAATGATTTTACATTTCCGCCATTAGCTATCGCTTCTTTTTCAATATCAGAAATATCCTGAATCGCATAAATTTTGGTTTTCGTAATGTCTATTTCATCTAAAACGTCCACCATATTTTTATAGTTTGCGTCATCTGTTAATTTTACTAAAACGATAGTTTGTACATCTTTTTTAGAATCCAGTCCGTGTATGGATGTAACCTTTTTGTGTTTGTTCAGGATAATCTGACGCAGTCCGCCGGAGGAGTAATCGGTCGTTTTTAATCCCGCCACCTTCAGTCCTTCGTAATACCAGATCTTATCGTCTTTGTCACAAATGATACTCAATACTTTCGATTCTTTCACATCCTGTTTGGTTTCCTTATCCTTTTTAGGCATCGCCAGATCCATGGCAACCGGTTTGGATAAGGAGGTTGTAAGCATGAAAAAAGATATCAATAAAAATGCCAAGTCAACCATTGGGGTTAAATCGACACGGGTGGACAATTTCTTGGAGCGTTTACCGCCGCCTTTCTTACCATGCCCACCCCCCTGCGAGGTATCTAAATCTGCCATGTTGTTTTATTTTAGGTGGAATTCCTTCGGAACTTCCATTTAAAAATTTAATCGTTACTGCCTTCCAGAGAGGTGATGATATTAAAGCTGTACACATCTTTTTCGCGCAATACTTCTATGATGCGCTGAACGGCTTTAATATTGGATGTCTTATCCCCTTTGATGGCAAATTTTAATTTATTAATATCATCTTCTGCATAGGCATAGCGTGCTGCCATTATCCATTCGCCCAATTGGTTCTCGGTAGAATCCTTCGGTATCCCGGGAAATTTAAACTCCTGCAGCTGTTCGGGTTTCAGCCCTACTATCTGAGGGAGGGCCTGAGTGGGAACACCTATGATCTCAAGGTTGGCGAACTGCATTTTCTGTGCAGGTGTCATTGCCGCAACATTCGGATATTTATCACCGTATTTAGCGATGAT
This genomic interval from Sphingobacteriales bacterium contains the following:
- a CDS encoding substrate-binding domain-containing protein — its product is MKSKNLLPLAVYLFLTSTLLLSCKMKLTEKESISNEWNSGTITIATDENLKDILQQLVQIYEFEHKNARVILNFQPQDRIITDFINGDIKSMIISRTLTEEETATSQQNQTVKITAQTFAYNAVAVIANKSFKDSILDMSTLKNYLNPSSPLKLVFDNQRSGIAKLIMHKASIDRALFKNAFVVNNATEVATYIAGNTNTIGFIPFNMISDEDDRNRDAVLSKVKVLDIRQDSTFAAISQSSIYTFSYPLQQSLTIVLGNNPELTGRGFSNFLCRERSGKILLKAGLVPRFMPTRTINILDNLKSN
- a CDS encoding energy transducer TonB — protein: MENTNYKNASWDDIIFEGRNKAYGAYELRKISDRHKLRGIAIALLAFLFIVLSSQFKIFSFLTSSKKEKEVSLEMTNVELPPPPPPVEAPPPPPPPPPVRPTIKFVEMIAKEDEKVAEEQPLTKVEEIKETQVSTSTQEGDKNAKAIIEETGTGTGPAPEPEQPKEPEIFDRAEVMPSYPGGVPELMKFLQKNIRYPSLARENGLEGKVIVKFYVDTDGTVREPAILKDGVGGGCGDEAIRVVKSMPKWTPGSQRGKPVKVFYTLPVTFKLQ
- a CDS encoding biopolymer transporter ExbD, coding for MPKIKVPRKSTIVDMTAMCDVAFLLLTFFILTAKFRPTQLVPIDIPTSRAEKNATDDILTISVDKEGKAYLGINIPKRRTEILDKIIAKYGDKYPNVAAMTPAQKMQFANLEIIGVPTQALPQIVGLKPEQLQEFKFPGIPKDSTENQLGEWIMAARYAYAEDDINKLKFAIKGDKTSNIKAVQRIIEVLREKDVYSFNIITSLEGSND
- a CDS encoding biopolymer transporter ExbD, whose product is MADLDTSQGGGHGKKGGGKRSKKLSTRVDLTPMVDLAFLLISFFMLTTSLSKPVAMDLAMPKKDKETKQDVKESKVLSIICDKDDKIWYYEGLKVAGLKTTDYSSGGLRQIILNKHKKVTSIHGLDSKKDVQTIVLVKLTDDANYKNMVDVLDEIDITKTKIYAIQDISDIEKEAIANGGNVKSFAAE